A genomic segment from Nicotiana sylvestris chromosome 1, ASM39365v2, whole genome shotgun sequence encodes:
- the LOC138886407 gene encoding uncharacterized protein, translating to MVLNDSYSQARSQILMMKPVPFLNQAYAMLVSDESQRAVAATSGIPGPLPNEYASHYESIAFYSSKPTIDQKFRKNYNIQCEFCKLKKHSKENWIIGYPPDYKYKKEGGAPTTVSNAYNVFSETTNVVKNSTPQMCVTTCCIPEASHLHLTEGNTTGNAAASSASMNQEFTQALLTLTRDQYDQILQFLNKESSSSSTANVAGSLQCEGEGDW from the exons ATGGTCTTGAATGATTCCTATTCGCAAGCACGCAGCCAAATACTTATGATGAAGCCAGTACCATTTCTGAATCAAGCTTATGCTATGCTAGTTAGTGATGAAAGTCAAAGAGCTGTAGCAGCCACATCTGGCATTCCAGGTCCTCTACCTAATGAATATGCTAGTCACTATGAATCTATAGCATTTTATAGTTCTAAACCAACTATAGATCAGAAATTCAGGAAAAATTATAACATACAATGTGAGTTTTGCAAGCTTAAGAAACATAGCAAAGAGAATTGGATCATTGGCTATCCACCTGACTACAAATACAAGAAGGAAGGGGGAGCACCTACCACTGTCAGTAATGCTTACAATGTGTTTTCTGAAACTACTAATGTTGTAAAGAATTCCACACCTCAAATGTGTGTGACTACATGCTGCATTCCAGAAGCATCTCACCTTCACCTTACAGAGGGCAATACTACAGGCAATGCTGCAGCTTCATCTGCATCAATGAATCAGGAATTTACACAGGCTCTATTAACTCTTACTAGGGATCAGTATGATCAAATACTTCAGTTTCTCAACAAGGAATCCAGCTCTTCATCTACTGCCAATGTTGCAG GATCTCTTCAGTGTGAGGGTGAAGGCGATTGGTAG